The proteins below are encoded in one region of Micromonospora pisi:
- a CDS encoding PH domain-containing protein, whose product MSSTDSVHFRYSQAIWVAAAIAFIGALPLASAAWYFTPILLIPLLIGIWAWRAGTDADRAGVKIRALFGQRLIPWHEVVELGVDDRRRVIASLTDDRMVLLPAVPAAGLPRLVAASGQHVLGTEDQPPSA is encoded by the coding sequence GTGAGCAGCACCGACTCGGTTCATTTTCGGTACAGCCAGGCGATCTGGGTGGCCGCCGCGATCGCGTTCATCGGCGCCCTGCCGCTGGCGAGCGCGGCCTGGTACTTCACCCCCATACTGCTCATCCCGCTGCTGATCGGGATCTGGGCCTGGCGGGCCGGGACCGACGCGGACCGCGCCGGGGTGAAGATCCGGGCGCTGTTCGGGCAGCGCCTCATTCCCTGGCACGAGGTGGTCGAACTCGGCGTCGACGACCGTCGCCGGGTGATCGCCTCGCTCACCGACGACCGGATGGTCCTGCTTCCCGCGGTGCCCGCCGCCGGCCTGCCCCGGCTGGTCGCGGCGAGCGGTCAGCACGTCCTCGGTACGGAGGACCAGCCCCCCTCCGCGTAG
- a CDS encoding putative bifunctional diguanylate cyclase/phosphodiesterase: MPPAEGDIAVSVALPPRAGSHRRTTQVPEIVAGSAAAVILIAGSTGLLSTYLALAVAVGVVSALAATRLIRLALVIHAARRSFGPCRGVGFLGAGVVASGSTVLALALVSATVRPLLLLLGLLVALPLYLLGVLLLPGAASTVSMRLRRGFDGLSLGVSLAFVGWLMPPAGGMPPVALAVALLAAGGLSIIAVTALRSFGYRRAAGLCGAGAGASVLGLAVLGVLLTYDVPGWAPLGAAVPLVVGPILAAAGTRYANPGAQPPPPGEPETHLSAYPLLTVPAVVATLAAVYHLVVVGEFDHTSIVLGLAVIPTLVVREVFAVLDIRSYARRLVSQEAHFRALVTGANDLTLVVGADLLVRWQSPAAARLFGLADADVVGRAFADLMHPDDAASVTELLTGVLTGPASATGRSPLVTARLRDGHGMWRDTESTVSDQRGVPEVDALVVHVRDVGERRKLEHQVHQLSFTDQLTGLANRRDLMRAIVTQRSLAGHTGSLLVVDLHGMSAINESRGREVGDAVLVEVGRRLRTGAGGDDVVARLGGDEFAVVTVDGPMLAYALGIRLIGALTEPYQLPGAIVSLQASIGLAELCGGSGVDDVLRRAEMARRRAQQLGRNRIEWYDSDLEEQLVRRMDLERELPGAAMRGEFDLVYQPVLGLHDKRPVGTEALVRWRSPSLGTVLPAELVPVAEDLGLIDELGQWVLHKACRQLAEWSRGGRQLWMSVNVSVTELTGSEFVGRVAAALTIHQVEPDRLLIEIAEPSGEVDIMGVVGQLGRLRALGVRTALDDFGLGPASLAHLRRMPVDILKINRSLVSDPSGWQGQGKPVIDVVVSLGRRLGMEIVAEGLESADQVEQARLAGCRFGQGFVLARPATAERVEAYLEEFPSPSR, encoded by the coding sequence ATGCCCCCTGCAGAAGGCGACATCGCCGTGTCCGTGGCGCTCCCCCCGCGCGCCGGAAGTCACCGGCGCACCACACAGGTGCCGGAAATCGTCGCCGGTTCGGCGGCGGCGGTCATCCTGATTGCCGGCTCAACCGGTCTCCTTTCCACCTACCTCGCCCTGGCTGTCGCCGTGGGCGTGGTCTCCGCACTCGCCGCCACCCGACTGATCCGGCTGGCGCTCGTCATCCACGCCGCCCGGCGCAGCTTCGGCCCCTGCCGGGGCGTCGGCTTCCTCGGCGCCGGTGTGGTGGCGAGCGGGTCGACCGTGCTCGCCCTGGCACTGGTGTCGGCCACCGTCCGCCCGTTGCTGCTCCTCCTCGGGCTCCTCGTCGCCCTCCCGCTCTACCTGCTCGGTGTGCTGTTGCTGCCAGGGGCCGCGAGCACCGTGTCGATGCGGTTGAGGCGTGGTTTCGACGGGCTGAGCCTCGGCGTCAGCCTCGCGTTCGTCGGTTGGCTGATGCCGCCCGCGGGTGGCATGCCGCCGGTCGCCCTCGCGGTGGCCCTGCTCGCCGCCGGTGGTCTGTCGATCATCGCGGTCACCGCGTTGCGCTCCTTCGGCTACCGGCGCGCGGCCGGACTCTGCGGCGCCGGCGCCGGCGCCTCGGTGCTGGGGCTCGCCGTGCTCGGCGTCCTGCTCACCTACGACGTGCCCGGCTGGGCGCCACTGGGCGCGGCCGTCCCGCTGGTCGTCGGGCCGATCCTGGCCGCCGCCGGCACCCGGTACGCCAACCCGGGCGCTCAACCGCCGCCGCCCGGTGAACCCGAGACGCACCTCTCGGCGTATCCGTTGCTCACCGTGCCGGCCGTGGTCGCCACCCTGGCTGCCGTCTACCACCTGGTGGTGGTCGGCGAGTTCGACCACACCTCGATCGTGCTCGGGCTCGCGGTGATCCCGACGCTGGTGGTCCGCGAGGTCTTCGCGGTGCTCGACATCCGCTCGTACGCCCGACGGCTGGTCAGCCAGGAGGCGCATTTCCGTGCCCTGGTCACCGGCGCCAACGACCTCACCCTGGTGGTCGGCGCCGATCTGCTGGTCCGGTGGCAGTCGCCGGCCGCCGCGCGGCTCTTCGGCCTCGCCGACGCCGACGTGGTGGGGCGGGCGTTCGCCGACCTCATGCACCCGGACGACGCCGCCTCGGTGACCGAACTGCTCACCGGGGTGCTCACCGGACCGGCTTCGGCCACCGGAAGGTCGCCGCTGGTCACCGCGAGGCTGCGCGACGGGCACGGGATGTGGCGGGACACCGAGTCGACGGTGAGCGACCAGCGTGGTGTGCCGGAGGTGGACGCGCTGGTGGTGCACGTACGTGACGTGGGCGAACGCCGGAAGCTGGAGCACCAGGTGCACCAGCTCTCCTTCACCGACCAGCTCACCGGGCTGGCGAACCGGCGGGACCTGATGCGGGCGATCGTCACCCAACGTTCGTTGGCCGGGCACACCGGCTCGCTGCTCGTGGTCGACCTGCACGGCATGTCGGCGATCAACGAGAGCCGGGGGCGCGAGGTCGGCGACGCGGTGCTGGTCGAGGTCGGCCGGCGGCTGCGTACCGGCGCCGGCGGCGACGACGTGGTCGCGCGGCTGGGCGGTGACGAGTTCGCCGTGGTCACCGTCGACGGCCCGATGCTCGCGTACGCGCTCGGCATCCGGTTGATCGGCGCGCTGACCGAGCCGTACCAGTTGCCCGGTGCGATCGTGAGCCTCCAGGCCAGCATCGGTCTGGCCGAACTCTGCGGCGGCAGCGGCGTGGACGACGTGTTACGGCGCGCCGAGATGGCCCGGCGCCGGGCCCAGCAGCTCGGGCGCAACCGGATCGAGTGGTACGACAGCGACCTGGAAGAACAGCTCGTCCGCCGGATGGACCTGGAACGGGAACTTCCCGGTGCCGCCATGCGGGGCGAGTTCGACCTGGTCTACCAGCCCGTGCTGGGCCTGCACGACAAGCGTCCGGTCGGTACGGAGGCGCTGGTCCGCTGGCGCAGCCCGTCGCTCGGTACGGTGCTTCCGGCCGAGCTGGTGCCGGTCGCCGAGGACCTCGGGTTGATCGACGAGCTGGGCCAGTGGGTGCTGCACAAGGCGTGCCGGCAACTCGCCGAGTGGTCCCGGGGCGGCCGTCAGCTGTGGATGTCGGTCAACGTCTCGGTGACCGAGCTGACCGGCTCGGAGTTCGTCGGGCGGGTCGCCGCGGCGCTCACCATCCATCAGGTCGAGCCGGACCGGCTGCTGATCGAGATCGCCGAACCGAGCGGGGAGGTGGACATCATGGGGGTGGTCGGCCAGCTCGGCAGATTGCGGGCGCTCGGGGTGCGTACGGCGTTGGACGACTTCGGCCTGGGGCCGGCTTCCCTGGCCCACCTGCGGCGGATGCCGGTCGACATCCTCAAGATCAATCGTTCTCTGGTTTCCGACCCGAGCGGCTGGCAGGGCCAGGGCAAGCCGGTGATCGACGTGGTGGTGAGCCTGGGCCGGCGGCTCGGCATGGAGATCGTCGCCGAAGGGCTGGAGTCCGCCGACCAGGTGGAACAGGCCCGGCTGGCCGGCTGCCGGTTCGGTCAGGGCTTCGTGCTCGCCCGCCCGGCCACCGCGGAGCGGGTCGAGGCGTACCTGGAGGAGTTCCCCTCGCCGTCCAGGTGA